In one window of Tachypleus tridentatus isolate NWPU-2018 chromosome 2, ASM421037v1, whole genome shotgun sequence DNA:
- the LOC143241656 gene encoding glucosidase 2 subunit beta-like isoform X2 — protein sequence MAIKAMTIFQVFKFVNLLFLFLLRVDGSTEILRPRGVSLSKKIFYDPSKDFTCLDGSETVPFKFVNDDYCDCEDGSDEPGTAACPNAFFHCTNAGHKPKEIPTSWVNDGICDCCDTSDEYNSSSDCVNNCIELGIRAREESARKKELLVKGSNLRLELGKQGIQKKQEYKVYLEKLRKEYEESLRIKDEKEEIKKEAEEKEKVALEKYKVEEDDKKHQQEELDVLRQQEEEKVNAENAFNTLDKNEDGILTVDELQQCLKFDQNRDGVVSKEEAMIFLQMKEEMEYDEFISTGWMIMKPIYMMDVTSIPETPVVHSSAEEMASKDDYLIQEVNEHEEPVEGDNSENVQKEEEKPSEKEEPKYDEETQNIVDAANQAREEFSKAEKEHKRINDEIGNIEQVLEIDFGPNEEFFTLKGQCFEITDREYTYSLCPFDRTSQRPKDAGSETSLGRWGRWVGPEESKYSKMKYEDGVTCWNGPARSVVVNLQCGVQNILISASEPSRCEYLFEFTTPAICFTPVSQMDEHVHTEL from the exons ATGGCGATCAAGGCAATGACAATATTTcaggtttttaaatttgtaaatttattatttttgtttctgctaCGTGTAGATGGTAGTACCGAAATTTTAAGGCCAAGGGGAGTTTCCCTCTCAA agaAGATTTTTTATGACCCAAGTAAGGACTTTACGTGTTTAGATGGCTCTGAAACAGTTCCCTTTAAATTTGTCAATGATGACTACTGTGATTGTGAAGATGGTTCTGATGAACCAG GTACAGCAGCTTGCCCTAATGCATTTTTTCACTGTACAAATGCTGGACATAAACCAAAGGAGATCCCAACTTCTTGGGTAAATGATGGAATATGTG ATTGTTGTGACACAAGTGATGAATATAATAGTAGTTCTGACTGTGTAAATAACTGCAT TGAACTTGGAATAAGAGCTAGAGAAGAATCCGCAAGAAAAAAAGAACTGTTAGTTAAAGGATCCAATCTGCGATTGGAGCTTGGCAAACAAGGaatacagaaaaaacaagaaTACAAA gttTATTTAGAAAAACTGAGAAAGGAATATGAAGAATCCCTGAGAATAAAGGATGAAAAAGAAG aaataaaaaaagaagcaGAGGAGAAGGAAAAAGTTGCTTTAGAAAAGTACAAGGTTGAAGAAGATG ATAAGAAACATCAGCAAGAGGAGCTTGATGTGTTACGCCAGCAAGAAGAAGAAAAGGTCAATGCTGAGAATGCTTTTAATACTCTAGATAAGAATGAAGATGGGAT cCTCACTGTAGATGAACTTCAACAGTGTCTGAAGTTTGATCAGAATCGTGATGGGGTTGTGTCCAAAGAAGAAGCTATG atTTTTCTACAAATGAAAGAAGAAATGGAATATGATGAATTTATAAGTACTGGTTGGATGATAATGAAGCCTATTTATATGATGGATGTA acatCCATTCCAGAAACACCAGTGGTACATTCTTCTGCTGAAGAAATGGCAAGTAAAGATGATTACCTTATTCAAGAAGTGAATGAGCATGAGGAACCAGTGGAAGGAGATAatagtgaaaat GTTCAGAAAGAGGAAGAGAAACCATCAGAAAAAGAAGAACCAAAATATGATGAAGAAACTCAAAATATAGTTGATG CTGCTAATCAAGCAAGAGAAGAATTTTCTAAAGCAGAAAAAGAGCATAAACGGATAAATGATGAAATTGG GAATATTGAACAAGTGTTGGAAATAGATTTTGGTCCAAATGAAGAATTTTTCACACTCAAAGGTCAATGTTTTGAAATCACAGATCGAGAATATACTTACTCTCTTTGTCCATTTGACAGAACTTCTCAGAGGCCCAAGGATGCTGGTTCAGAGACTAGTTTAGG GCGATGGGGTCGATGGGTAGGACCTGAAGAGAGCAAGTACTCCAAGATGAAATATGAAGATGGTGTAACTTGTTGGAATGGCCCAGCTCGTTCAGTTGTT GTCAACTTACAATGTGGAGTACAAAACATATTAATTTCTGCTTCTGAACCAAGCCGCTGTGAGTACTTGTTTGAATTCACTACGCCAGCCATCTGCTTCACTCCTGTCAGTCAGATGGATGAACACGTTCATACAGAACTATGA
- the LOC143241656 gene encoding glucosidase 2 subunit beta-like isoform X1, with protein sequence MAIKAMTIFQVFKFVNLLFLFLLRVDGSTEILRPRGVSLSKKIFYDPSKDFTCLDGSETVPFKFVNDDYCDCEDGSDEPGTAACPNAFFHCTNAGHKPKEIPTSWVNDGICDCCDTSDEYNSSSDCVNNCIELGIRAREESARKKELLVKGSNLRLELGKQGIQKKQEYKVYLEKLRKEYEESLRIKDEKEEIKKEAEEKEKVALEKYKVEEDDKKHQQEELDVLRQQEEEKVNAENAFNTLDKNEDGILTVDELQQCLKFDQNRDGVVSKEEAMIFLQMKEEMEYDEFISTGWMIMKPIYMMDVTSIPETPVVHSSAEEMASKDDYLIQEVNEHEEPVEGDNSENEIYHPPVSERDLDYEEFDDENSHLQVQKEEEKPSEKEEPKYDEETQNIVDAANQAREEFSKAEKEHKRINDEIGNIEQVLEIDFGPNEEFFTLKGQCFEITDREYTYSLCPFDRTSQRPKDAGSETSLGRWGRWVGPEESKYSKMKYEDGVTCWNGPARSVVVNLQCGVQNILISASEPSRCEYLFEFTTPAICFTPVSQMDEHVHTEL encoded by the exons ATGGCGATCAAGGCAATGACAATATTTcaggtttttaaatttgtaaatttattatttttgtttctgctaCGTGTAGATGGTAGTACCGAAATTTTAAGGCCAAGGGGAGTTTCCCTCTCAA agaAGATTTTTTATGACCCAAGTAAGGACTTTACGTGTTTAGATGGCTCTGAAACAGTTCCCTTTAAATTTGTCAATGATGACTACTGTGATTGTGAAGATGGTTCTGATGAACCAG GTACAGCAGCTTGCCCTAATGCATTTTTTCACTGTACAAATGCTGGACATAAACCAAAGGAGATCCCAACTTCTTGGGTAAATGATGGAATATGTG ATTGTTGTGACACAAGTGATGAATATAATAGTAGTTCTGACTGTGTAAATAACTGCAT TGAACTTGGAATAAGAGCTAGAGAAGAATCCGCAAGAAAAAAAGAACTGTTAGTTAAAGGATCCAATCTGCGATTGGAGCTTGGCAAACAAGGaatacagaaaaaacaagaaTACAAA gttTATTTAGAAAAACTGAGAAAGGAATATGAAGAATCCCTGAGAATAAAGGATGAAAAAGAAG aaataaaaaaagaagcaGAGGAGAAGGAAAAAGTTGCTTTAGAAAAGTACAAGGTTGAAGAAGATG ATAAGAAACATCAGCAAGAGGAGCTTGATGTGTTACGCCAGCAAGAAGAAGAAAAGGTCAATGCTGAGAATGCTTTTAATACTCTAGATAAGAATGAAGATGGGAT cCTCACTGTAGATGAACTTCAACAGTGTCTGAAGTTTGATCAGAATCGTGATGGGGTTGTGTCCAAAGAAGAAGCTATG atTTTTCTACAAATGAAAGAAGAAATGGAATATGATGAATTTATAAGTACTGGTTGGATGATAATGAAGCCTATTTATATGATGGATGTA acatCCATTCCAGAAACACCAGTGGTACATTCTTCTGCTGAAGAAATGGCAAGTAAAGATGATTACCTTATTCAAGAAGTGAATGAGCATGAGGAACCAGTGGAAGGAGATAatagtgaaaat GAAATTTATCATCCTCCAGTAAGTGAAAGGGATTTGGATTATGAAGAATTTGATGATGAAAATTCTCATCTTCAGGTTCAGAAAGAGGAAGAGAAACCATCAGAAAAAGAAGAACCAAAATATGATGAAGAAACTCAAAATATAGTTGATG CTGCTAATCAAGCAAGAGAAGAATTTTCTAAAGCAGAAAAAGAGCATAAACGGATAAATGATGAAATTGG GAATATTGAACAAGTGTTGGAAATAGATTTTGGTCCAAATGAAGAATTTTTCACACTCAAAGGTCAATGTTTTGAAATCACAGATCGAGAATATACTTACTCTCTTTGTCCATTTGACAGAACTTCTCAGAGGCCCAAGGATGCTGGTTCAGAGACTAGTTTAGG GCGATGGGGTCGATGGGTAGGACCTGAAGAGAGCAAGTACTCCAAGATGAAATATGAAGATGGTGTAACTTGTTGGAATGGCCCAGCTCGTTCAGTTGTT GTCAACTTACAATGTGGAGTACAAAACATATTAATTTCTGCTTCTGAACCAAGCCGCTGTGAGTACTTGTTTGAATTCACTACGCCAGCCATCTGCTTCACTCCTGTCAGTCAGATGGATGAACACGTTCATACAGAACTATGA